Proteins found in one Panicum hallii strain FIL2 chromosome 4, PHallii_v3.1, whole genome shotgun sequence genomic segment:
- the LOC112890074 gene encoding homeobox-leucine zipper protein HOX28-like: MAPQSLDLGLSLGLGLAALQPSFCYSGNAAAAAAEREASPTAAEERERRCSPAGSPVSSGSGSGGKRAAAERSAGAGSGSGDEDDDGAARKKLRLSKDQAAVLEECFKTHHTLTPKQKVALASSLGLRPRQVEVWFQNRRARTKLKQTEVDCEYLKRWCEQLAEENRRLGKEVAELRALNAAAAAPAPAPPLTTLTMCLSCRRVASSSPSNASSRIPATHAHVAANAGGMASPAAATLPGHRQFFCGFRDAGAAAYGTSSGLAKAVKAAR; this comes from the exons ATGGCGCCTCAGAGCTTGGACCTTGGGCTGAGTCTCGGCCTGGGCCTGGCGGCGCTGCAGCCCAGCTTCTGCTACTCCGgcaatgccgccgccgccgcggccgagcGGGAGGCAAGCCCAaccgcggcggaggagagggagaggaggtgCTCGCCTGCCGGCAGCCCGGTGTCGAGCGGCAGCGGAAGTGGTGGAAAACGTGCCGCGGCGGAGAGGTCGGCCGGcgccggcagcggcagcggcgacgaggacgacgacgggGCCGCGCGCAAGAAGCTGCGGCTGTCCAAGGACCAGGCCGCCGTGCTCGAGGAGTGCTTCAAGACGCACCACACCCTCACTCCG AAGCAGAAGGTGGCGCTGGCGAGCAGCCTGGGCCTGCGGCCGCGGCAGGTGGAGGTGTGGTTCCAGAACCGCCGCGCCCGGACCAAGCTCAAGCAGACGGAGGTGGACTGCGAGTACCTCAAGCGCTGGTGCGAGCAGCTGGCCGAGGAGAACCGCCGCCTCGGCAAGGAGGTCGCCGAGCTCAGGGCGCTcaacgccgcggcggccgcgccggcgccggcgcccccgcTGACCACGCTCACAATGTGCCTCTCCTGCAGGCGCGTCGCGTCATCGTCCCCCTCTAACGCTTCGTCCAGAATTCCCGCCACGCACGCGCACGTCGCTGCCAATGCTGGCGGCATGGcgtctccggcggcggcgacgttgCCCGGACACAGGCAGTTCTTCTGCGGGTTCAGAGACGCCGGCGCGGCAGCGTACGGGACTTCATCTGGGCTCGCAAAGGCTGTCAAGGCGGCCAGATAG